From Komagataeibacter medellinensis NBRC 3288, the proteins below share one genomic window:
- a CDS encoding type II toxin-antitoxin system Phd/YefM family antitoxin, with the protein MRTVNIHEAKTHLSRLIDAAMKGESFIIAKAGRPMVRVSPITAPEELQQRRLGFLAGKIRVPEDFDRMGQDDIVSLFDGPA; encoded by the coding sequence ATGCGCACGGTCAACATCCACGAAGCCAAGACCCATCTGTCCCGGCTGATTGACGCGGCCATGAAAGGGGAAAGCTTCATCATTGCCAAAGCCGGCCGGCCGATGGTGCGGGTCAGCCCGATTACGGCTCCTGAAGAGTTACAGCAACGGCGTCTGGGGTTTCTTGCTGGAAAAATCCGGGTGCCCGAAGATTTTGATCGCATGGGACAGGACGATATTGTGTCTCTGTTCGACGGTCCGGCATGA
- a CDS encoding type II toxin-antitoxin system death-on-curing family toxin — MTAFVWIDERDTLILHDRLLGVHGGASGVRDAGLLKSALARPQQHAAYADPLDPVHLAAVYTAGIVKNHPFIDGNKRTGFVLGVLFLELNGYRFTAAQEDAANAVLALAAGQMDELGYAAFLTANVASERV; from the coding sequence ATGACAGCCTTCGTCTGGATAGACGAACGGGATACCTTGATCCTGCATGATCGGCTGTTGGGGGTGCATGGTGGCGCTTCCGGCGTACGGGATGCAGGTCTTCTGAAATCCGCGCTTGCCCGGCCACAGCAGCATGCGGCCTATGCGGATCCGCTGGATCCAGTGCATCTGGCGGCCGTCTATACGGCGGGTATCGTCAAAAACCATCCTTTCATCGACGGGAACAAGCGTACGGGCTTTGTGCTCGGTGTGCTGTTTTTGGAACTGAACGGCTATCGTTTCACGGCAGCCCAGGAAGATGCAGCAAATGCGGTTCTCGCGCTGGCAGCAGGTCAGATGGACGAACTGGGCTATGCAGCATTCCTGACCGCCAATGTCGCATCCGAAAGAGTATGA
- a CDS encoding AbrB/MazE/SpoVT family DNA-binding domain-containing protein yields MVELKVRKFGNSLGVVLPKEVISRLNTQDGAPLYLTEAPEGGYRLVPYDPDFETKMTKAEDIMRRYRDTLHVLAQ; encoded by the coding sequence ATGGTCGAGCTGAAAGTGCGAAAATTCGGAAACTCACTCGGGGTCGTACTACCCAAGGAAGTGATCTCACGGCTGAACACCCAGGATGGCGCGCCCCTGTACCTGACCGAAGCACCAGAAGGCGGATATCGGCTCGTGCCCTATGATCCTGACTTCGAAACCAAAATGACAAAGGCTGAAGATATTATGCGGCGTTACCGTGATACGCTGCATGTTCTGGCTCAATGA